One region of Spirochaetota bacterium genomic DNA includes:
- the tyrS gene encoding tyrosine--tRNA ligase, producing the protein MSERDPEIQAVLSVISRGTAEIISEDELVEKLTRSKKTGKPLTVKAGFDPTAPDMHLGHSVLLRKMRGLQDLGHKIVFLIGDFTGMIGDPSGRSKTRRQLSREDVLLNAETYKEQVFKILDKDKTVIEFNSHWCERMKFADVLSLTARYTVARMLERDDFTNRYKEGKPIAMIEFLYPLVQGYDSVALNADIELGGTDQKFNLLVGRELMREYGLEPQVIMTMPILEGLDGVEKMSKSLGNYVGIKEPPKEMFGKLMSIPDTLITRYLELLTDIPMGTIETYAREMKEGRNPRDVKVILAKEIVTMYHSAKAAADAEDEFSRIFSGGGIPDTVEEVAVENGTNILSVLKTAMPSESNSQLRRYLEQGGVKIDEEKIEDAARAVSLTSPRILKVGKRKFFKLVAR; encoded by the coding sequence ATGTCAGAACGAGACCCGGAGATACAGGCCGTACTTTCCGTCATAAGCCGCGGCACCGCGGAAATAATCAGCGAGGACGAGCTCGTTGAGAAGCTTACGCGTTCGAAGAAGACCGGGAAACCGCTTACGGTGAAAGCGGGGTTCGACCCCACCGCACCGGACATGCATCTCGGGCACAGCGTGCTCCTCAGGAAAATGCGCGGCCTGCAGGACCTCGGGCATAAGATCGTATTCCTCATCGGCGATTTCACCGGCATGATCGGTGATCCGAGCGGCCGTTCGAAGACACGCCGGCAGCTCTCGCGCGAGGATGTGCTCCTCAACGCGGAAACGTACAAAGAGCAGGTATTCAAGATACTCGACAAGGACAAGACGGTCATCGAATTCAATTCGCATTGGTGCGAGCGTATGAAATTCGCCGATGTCCTTTCGCTCACCGCACGCTACACGGTCGCCCGCATGCTCGAGCGCGACGATTTCACGAACCGGTACAAAGAGGGAAAGCCCATCGCCATGATCGAGTTCCTGTATCCCCTCGTGCAGGGGTACGATTCGGTGGCGCTCAACGCCGATATCGAGCTCGGCGGCACCGATCAGAAATTCAATCTCCTCGTCGGGCGCGAGCTCATGCGCGAATACGGGCTCGAACCGCAGGTGATAATGACCATGCCCATACTCGAGGGGCTTGACGGCGTGGAGAAAATGTCCAAAAGCCTCGGGAATTATGTGGGGATAAAAGAACCCCCGAAGGAGATGTTCGGCAAGCTCATGAGCATACCCGATACGCTCATCACGCGCTATCTTGAGCTTCTCACCGACATACCGATGGGGACCATTGAGACGTACGCCCGCGAGATGAAGGAAGGACGCAACCCCCGGGATGTGAAGGTGATACTCGCGAAGGAGATCGTCACGATGTACCACAGCGCGAAAGCGGCTGCGGACGCCGAGGACGAATTCTCACGGATATTCTCCGGCGGCGGCATACCGGATACCGTGGAAGAGGTCGCCGTCGAGAACGGCACGAACATTCTTTCCGTGTTGAAGACTGCCATGCCCTCGGAAAGCAATTCCCAGCTTCGCCGCTACCTCGAGCAGGGCGGCGTGAAGATCGATGAAGAGAAGATCGAGGATGCCGCTCGGGCGGTATCGCTCACGTCCCCCCGGATATTGAAGGTCGGCAAACGAAAATTCTTCAAGCTTGTTGCGCGGTAG